The genomic segment agggtaagacgaaggaacacataccaatcctcatagagggatcagaattggagagagtgagtagtttcaagttcctgggtctcaagatctctgaggacctaacctggtcccaacatatcgatgtaattataaagaaggtaagacagtgaccatacttcattaggagtttgaagagatttggtatgtcaacaaaaacactcaaaaacctctataggtgtaccgtggagagcattctgacaggctgcatcgctgtctggtatggaataaagtggccactgagtgtatatccggtcccttagaatatcctCCAACAACCTGCCAActgctgacatcaggctaacttaaacaacagaacaatcctccagcacctcacattaaatacctctgctagggcccctgtagCTTCCACATTAGCCTTCCTCAAGGTCtgaaggaacaccttgtcaggatCTGTGGATTAATCCACTCTAATTTTCCTAAAAACAACAAGCACTTCCTCATCTGTAATCAGTATACGGCCCATGGTTTGCCTCAGTTTAATAGATTCTGCGTCTATCTCTTgactaaatacagatgcaaaagatcCACTGAAGATCTCCCCCAACTCTTTCAGCTGCACGCACAGATGACCACACTGATTTTcgtgaggaccaattttgtctccttcacattgtctgctagagcaacctaaTGTCTTCTTTTAGTCCCCCTCATTTCCCTCTTAAATGTTCACCTGCATTTCTCATACTCCTCAAGCAGCTCCTTGCTACCCATGCCTGCTATGCTCCTCCTTCTGTCATGATATTTTGATAATTTTTGTTGTTGGCCAGGAAGAGTGacagtctacaaatcagtgaattcaaatgaatcaaggacagtggaaagcAGACTTTTGTCTTTttcaattgtctttgttcttgccgcgTGCTTGGGGAtgaaggctgccattttgtgaagacccTCTTTTCTCCATTTtctgagcttgacatgctgggctTGATCAATGCtttaaagaagacacaatgatacttcaggtaatctgctggactggagataatttccaaatacaaagttatttgtgagatgttctttggttggatataacaTACAGGTTTGTGAATGCTGGGGTTGGCAGTtgttgctgattgagaacaaagagccataaattattGACTGTCACttaatgggaagagggcaataaatggatgctggcttggagcagagccaataacaAGGTGTTAAAGTGCAGGCACATGACCTGTGGCCAATTACACTGGAATAtgatatttgaattgataaggaatggatataaaagtggatgcttcaTGTGTGTGCTGGTAGCAGTAACTTTGAAGAATAACCACCTCAGATACAAGCATGAGCAACCCTGCGTGAAACACGTGGCGAGTGAATCGTGACTACGAGGAACGCCTGGCCAGTGTAAACTCCTTTGCCCGGGTAAtatctttgctattctttgactattcgggagagtcagggatacttagTGGGTGTtcacacaaggtatttagtgtatgaattcacggacttgttagtttgaacaataaaggtacttgtcagtaaatacagatctctctgtgcctcactgaccATTGTTATAAGAGGTATTTCTTACAACACTGTTTCAAGTTGAAACAACCCACAGAATGTACAGAGACTGGATGACAACTAGTTGAAGCATCCGTGAAGGATGTTGTGAAGAGCCAGCTGCAACAGTAATTACCATTAGTCTGAAAAGTTTTGAATGGGAGCATTGGTATTAATTCAGCACAGTCATTCAGAATAAGGCTTCTCCTTTGGCCTTGGTCACCCTCAAGTGTTTTCTGACTCCCTGTGACCAAAATTTCCTTCCACAGCCACAGTTTCCCCTCTCACTGTAATTTCTCTTTTCAGATCCATCTAGAACAGCAAAGAAAAATCtgatgacacacacacaaaagagaTCAGCTAACCTCCTGTGTCAATGGCCGGTTCAGTGGAAGCTGTCGCTGAGCTGTAGGTAGTCACAGGGGCAGTTGACACTATGTTGTCCCTAATTACAGCCGCTGCCTGGCTCTGTCTAATGGCCTCTCGTCCCTTGGTCATCCTGGCGTGCTTGTTGCCTTTGTAGTGTGCCTCAGCTTGACTCTACAAGGGAAAACAAATGGATCCTGCAATCAGGCTCATTCATAGAACGTGcaacatacaacatagaacacaaagcttggaacagtacagcacaggttcaagattttagacaatagacaatagacaataggtgcagaagtagaccattcggcccctcgagtctgcaccgccattctgagatcatggttgatcattcactatcaataccagtccctgccttgtccccatatcccttgattcccctatccatcagatatctatccagctccttcttgaaagcatccagagaattggcctccaccgtcttccgaggcaatgcattccacacctccacaactctctgggagaagaagctcttcctcaactctgttttaaataactgacctcttattctcaatccatgccctctggtactggactctcccaacatctggaacatatttcctgcctcaatcctatcaaatcctttaattatcttaaacgtttcaatcagatcccctctcaatctcctcaattccagcctgtacaagcccaatctctccagcCCCTGGTGTCTGTGTCAAGCATGCTGCCAAatgaaactaatcccttctgcctgcacatgacccACCTCTCTATTTAAAAGCCTTTTGAATGCCATAATCACACCTGCCACCACCACTGCCCCtgacagcatattccaggcacccGCTACCCCTGATTCTTAAATCTATGTCCCCTGGGATATGGAAAAAccaccttttccaaaagctctcgCTGGAAAGCACTATAGAGCTATTACACCAAAAACTTCATgccattttaaaagtttcttcctccAGACAGTTAATCTGATGAACTATTCTAGTTACTGCCCCCTCCCCCAACATCTATTACCTTAGCCACTGcgctgtaaacactttaaaccactttttataattctGTTTACATTGTGaacacatgctggtatttatgtatttatgcacagttTAATCCATATTCATATGTTaaactctaactttatttttatatacagtaattctttattctttataattgttaaaGATTGTTGTTTTTTTGTCGCACCaatacac from the Hypanus sabinus isolate sHypSab1 chromosome X2, sHypSab1.hap1, whole genome shotgun sequence genome contains:
- the LOC132385055 gene encoding zinc finger protein 385B-like, giving the protein MVKPVVSIPFDLCSHNRVIDNRTMDAVQRVVISPLFKIPLPPSRKHIISCNICHRRFNSQSQAEAHYKGNKHARMTKGREAIRQSQAAAVIRDNIVSTAPVTTYSSATASTEPAIDTGG